One Triticum dicoccoides isolate Atlit2015 ecotype Zavitan chromosome 4B, WEW_v2.0, whole genome shotgun sequence genomic window carries:
- the LOC119292147 gene encoding BTB/POZ and MATH domain-containing protein 2-like, with the protein MSSRSTSAIVARVVSGHHLLKIDGYSQTKVVTNGRHIESCIFHVGGHAWRIKYYPNGRSSDNSNCISVFIQLASVSMDLPFKPDKGISAQCVLGLLDRAGKPVPSYTFTFDRSFTAPEGQWGWQEFLTRSELENSGCLKDDCFTLRCDVTVTELRAEETEDRDFTDLLWKKEGADAAFHVGGETIAAHRWVMAARSPILKAAAEAELLGMSEREKKKTPMATIRIDGMEAKVFKALLHYIYTDTLPDEMDKGDEAATAMAHRLLEAADRYKMERLKMICEDILCESVSTSTVITTLVLAEQHHSQRLKAACIDFLISPNNMKVVLENGGFKHLQRSCPSVLMDLVERAKVA; encoded by the coding sequence ATGTCGTCCCGCTCTACCTCTGCCATTGTCGCCAGGGTGGTGAGCGGGCACCACCTGCTCAAGATCGACGGGTACTCGCAAACCAAGGTGGTCACCAATGGTAGGCACATCGAGTCTTGCATCTTCCATGTCGGAGGCCACGCCTGGCGCATCAAGTATTACCCCAACGGCCGAAGCTCAGATAATTCCAATTGCATATCTGTCTTCATTCAGCTTGCCAGTGTTAGCATGGACTTGCCCTTCAAGCCTGACAAGGGCATCTCAGCTCAATGTGTGCTCGGTTTACTGGACCGGGCTGGGAAGCCTGTGCCATCATATACCTTCACCTTCGACAGAAGTTTCACGGCCCCTGAAGGGCAGTGGGGCTGGCAAGAATTCCTCACAAGGTCAGAATTGGAGAACTCAGGTTGCCTCAAGGACGACTGCTTCACTCTCAGGTGCGACGTCACTGTCACAGAGCTGCGCGCCGAGGAAACAGAGGATCGTGATTTCACCGATCTCCTGTGGAAGAAGGAGGGGGCAGATGCGGCCTTCCATGTGGGCGGCGAGACAATCGCCGCCCACCGATGGGTGATGGCTGCCCGGTCACCGATCTTGAAGGCAGCAGCAGAAGCAGAGCTCCTTGGCATGTCggaaagggagaagaagaagacgcccaTGGCCACCATAAGGATCGACGGCATGGAGGCAAAAGTGTTCAAGGCTTTGCTCCACTACATATACACCGACACATTGCCTGATGAGATGGACAAGGGAGATGAGGCGGCGACAGCAATGGCGCACCGATTGCTTGAAGCGGCTGATAGGTACAAGATGGAGAGGCTGAAGATGATCTGCGAGGACATTCTGTGCGAAAGTGTTTCCACAAGCACAGTGATAACCACGCTGGTGTTAGCGGAGCAGCACCACTCCCAGAGGCTCAAGGCGGCATGCATCGACTTCCTCATCTCTCCGAACAATATGAAAGTCGTCTTGGAAAATGGCGGTTTCAAGCATTTACAGAGGAGCTGCCCCTCTGTTCTCATGGACCTCGTAGAAAGGGCAAAAGTGGCCTGA
- the LOC119292145 gene encoding myosin-10-like, whose product MFKLHRHRSSDRSVGERFEFRFSSFRAVMVPAVSDRMFLSIVSVDTGKTIAKSSKAAARSGICQWPDSISEPIWFSRDAVSKEFDECQYKIVVSVGSIRTGILGEIFLNLSNFLNLADPTAISMPLKRCNSGTVLQLKVQSLGTKPKLGGVRSSRDMPPRISDHCLINDDMDNKSDGSDNTANRSVRSSSGTPLGGTYQDEPGNREMSFSASGSHRSSNSGDSTQDRTNLSPIDNTNGGLYVGRQDSGSSYVSAGRGDEGLRSNNSSFSSRASGPNMLQGNTPKSFSNGIAQSSLGTTDSSKDLLEAAEETIEELRDEAKMWERHSRKLKADLEALKRECSEKSKQQTELALELSAAHAERDSYRHEIEELKSSRQESSRQESFRPELSRRQIKSVTPKRGDWINMEKEVEDEMKFLKESNASLQVQLKSTQEANIELVSILQELEETIEEQRAEISKISEAKDVTNTDVLKNGLLVKEDTEWARKLSMKEDEINTLRQKLDRLLSIENAGAAGSDTVYLELEKENETLRVKIQELEKDCSELTDENLELIYKLKESGVGKGQDSRVSNNSELQIEKLTSQIYQLEEELRDKEMMHDGSFTESSVSNAKELQRKCADLELKLLRFRSQGFELEEKFRKSQEELEQKNLELSKLREELEGLEGGETGGARGYQFREDLEDNESETDILKTRVHLQQQENDDLRHYKLETENLMSEIQAEKSLLEERLAASVKESSITSKCLDELQQDILVLSSSIDSHVSANKVLERKINELESCKAELELHISELEQENIELSERISGLEAQLSYITNEKESSELQMHDSKSLVISLKDKVERQQVEMDTQRVEFKQKHQETQRKLSEAQDDSEVLRRSNSTLQATVENLIEECSSLQNLTADLKRQKLELHGRFMQQEQELDNSKKRILDFCKTVEFLEAKLSSLQKDISSKEQSLLSELESIFQEHTEQEEKINRAHFMLNKIEKEKTLEVENLEREVVSLTAQVSSTHEERENATVDAIREVSVLRAEKAKLEANFENVSAQLRHYESQLEDLRKESKSKIKGLVDSLNASKQSEEMLTADAEHMKKLMETAKSNEDELRKSSGELELKLKASDYERQQMMEEISDLKLQVQKITSLQDEVSKLRSSLDEAKFEKGKLKALLESVTEECEELKAQKAMLTDKVSEMLETLDNGEEEKRSRISMQAKLVRLESDRSASGASHVHEAELKNELSRIRRSNSEYQRKIQSLEQEIEDLTRKQEIGDSTDIQLKIQILETKLAEALEENKMYRAQQKSPVAEEQSAGGDRILQLEGDLRDMKERLLNMSLEYAEVEAQRERLVMELKSVKKGGRWF is encoded by the exons ATGTTCAAGCTCCACCGCCACCGCTCCTCGGACCGGAGCGTCGGCGAGCGCTTCGAGTTCCGGTTCTCCAGCTTCCGCGCCGTCATG GTGCCTGCAGTATCGGACAGGATGTTCCTTTCAATAGTCTCTGTGGATACCGGGAAAACCATCGCCAAATCCAGTAAAGCGGCTGCCCGCAGTGGAATCTGCCAATGGCCCGATTCCATATCGGAACCGATATGGTTTTCTCGAGACGCAGTGTCGAAAGAGTTCGATGAGTGCCAATACAAGATTGTTGTTTCTGTG GGATCAATAAGAACTGGTATTCTTGGCGAAATTTTCCTAAACCTGTCCAACTTTCTGAATTTGGCGGACCCAACTGCTATCTCTATGCCGTTGAAGAGATGCAACTCTGGAACAGTTTTGCAG CTTAAGGTTCAATCTCTTGGCACAAAGCCTAAGTTGGG TGGTGTGAGATCTTCAAGGGACATGCCTCCTCGTATCAGTGACCATTGTCTAATAAATGACGACATGGATAACAAATCGGATGGCTCTGATAATACGGCCAACAGGAGTGTCCGTTCTTCGTCAGGAACTCCTTTAGGGGGCACTTACCAAGACGAACCTGGAAACAGG GAAATGAGTTTCTCAGCATCAGGGTCTCACCGGAGTTCCAATTCTGGAGATAGTACCCAAGATAGAACAAACTTGTCTCCGATAGACAACACTAATGGTGGATTGTATGTCGGAAGGCAGGATTCAGGTAGTTCCTATGTTAGCGCTGGCCGTGGTGATGAAGGATTGAGATCGAACAATTCATCTTTCAGTTCCCGGGCTTCAGGTCCAAACATGCTGCAAGGAAATACTCCAAAATCCTTTTCAAATGGGATTGCTCAGTCATCATTGGGGACAACTGATTCATCTAAAGATCTTCTTGAAGCTGCTGAAGAAACAATTGAAGAACTCCGTGATGAGGCAAAAATGTGGGAGCGACATTCTCGCAAATTGAAGGCTGATCTAGAGGCGCTGAAGAGGGAATGTTCTGAGAAATCGAAGCAACAGACTGAGCTAGCACTTGAACTGTCTGCTGCACATGCTGAGCGGGATTCCTACAGGCACGAAATTGAAGAATTGAAGTCATCACGGCAAGAGTCATCTCGGCAAGAGTCATTTCGGCCAGAGTTAAGCAGACGGCAAATAAAATCTGTAACCCCCAAACGTGGGGACTGGATCAACATGGAGAAGGAAGTAGAAGACGAGATGAAGTTTCTGAAAGAATCAAATGCAAGCTTACAGGTACAGCTGAAGAGCACTCAAGAGGCAAATATAGAGCTTGTTTCTATTCTTCAGGAACTGGAAGAGACCATAGAAGAACAGAGAGCGGAGATATCTAAGATTTCTGAGGCCAAGGATGTCACTAATACAGATGTATTGAAGAATGGGTTGTTAGTCAAAGAGGACACAGAATGGGCTAGGAAACtgtcaatgaaagaagatgaaattAATACTTTGAGGCAGAAACTAGATCGCCTTCTCAGTATTGAAAATGCAGGTGCCGCAGGTTCTGATACCGTTTATCTTGAATTGGAGAAAGAAAATGAAACTTTAAGGGTAAAAATACAAGAACTTGAGAAAGATTGTTCTGAACTAACAGATGAAAATCTGGAGCTTATATATAAGCTGAAAGAAAGTGGTGTGGGAAAAGGGCAGGATTCTCGTGTTTCAAACAACAGTGAATTGCAAATTGAAAAGCTTACATCACAAATATATCAACTGGAAGAGGAACTTAGAGATAAGGAAATGATGCATGACGGCAGTTTTACCGAGTCATCAGTGTCTAATGCCAAAGAGTTACAGAGGAAGTGTGCTGACCTTGAGCTGAAGCTGCTACGTTTTAGGTCTCAAGGCTTTGAGCTAGAAGAGAAGTTCCGAAAAAGCCaggaagaactagaacaaaaaaatCTTGAGTTATCTAAGCTGAGAGAGGAGCTTGAAGGCTTGGAAGGTGGTGAAACTGGTGGTGCGAGAGGATACCAATTTAGAGAAGATCTAGAGGATAATGAATCTGAGACAGATATACTGAAGACTAGAGTCCATCTACAACAGCAGGAAAATGATGACTTGCGGCACTACAAACTCGAAACGGAAAATTTGATGTCTGAAATTCAGGCAGAGAAGAGTCTGTTAGAGGAACGCTTGGCAGCATCAGTTAAAGAAAGTAGCATCACTTCCAAATGCTTGGATGAATTGCAACAAGACATTTTGGTGCTTTCTAGCAGCATAGATTCCCATGTGTCTGCTAATAAGGTTCTTGAAAGAAAGATAAATGAACTCGAGAGCTGCAAAGCAGAACTAGAGTTACATATATCAGAGCTTGAACAGGAAAATATAGAGTTGTCAGAACGCATATCTGGACTGGAAGCCCAATTATCTTACATTACAAATGAAAAGGAGTCAAGTGAGCTGCAGATGCACGACTCAAAATCCCTTGTCATCAGTCTCAAAGATAAAGTAGAGCGACAACAAGTAGAGATGGATACTCAAAGGGTTGAGTTTAAACAAAAACATCAAGAAACACAAAGAAAACTGTCGGAAGCACAGGACGATTCAGAAGTTCTGAGAAGATCTAATTCTACTCTGCAAGCTACAGTTGAGAACCTTATTGAAGAGTGCAGTTCCCTTCAAAATCTGACTGCAGATCTCAAGAGGCAGAAGTTGGAATTGCATGGCCGTTTTATGCAACAAGAGCAGGAACTGGATAACTCGAAAAAAAGGATCCTTGATTTTTGTAAAACAGTGGAGTTCCTAGAAGCAAAGCTTTCTTCTCTTCAGAAGGACATATCTTCCAAAGAGCAATCATTGCTGTCAGAACTGGAGAGTATATTCCAGGAGCACACAGAGCAAGAAGAAAAGATAAATCGTGCTCATTTCATGTTAAATAAGATCGAGAAAGAAAAGACTCTTGAGGTAGAGAATCTTGAGAGGGAGGTCGTGAGCCTCACTGCACAGGTCTCCTCCACACACGAGGAGAGAGAAAATGCCACAGTAGATGCCATCCGGGAGGTCTCTGTCCTGCGAGCTGAAAAGGCCAAACTTGAGGCTAATTTCGAAAATGTCAGTGCACAGTTGAGACATTATGAGTCTCAACTGGAGGACCTTCGCAAGGAGTCCAAAAGCAAGATTAAAGGTTTGGTTGATTCTCTTAATGCATCCAAACAGAGCGAGGAAATGTTGACAGCAGATGCAGAACATATGAAGAAGTTGATGGAAACTGCTAAATCCAATGAAGACGAGTTACGGAAGTCTTCTGGTGAACTAGAGTTAAAGCTTAAAGCCAGTGACTATGAGAGACAGCAAATGATGGAAGAAATATCTGACCTGAAACTTCAGGTCCAGAAAATAACAAGTCTTCAAGATGAAGTTTCCAAACTTAGAAGCTCCCTTGACGAGGCTAAGTTTGAAAAGGGAAAATTAAAGGCGCTGCTAGAGTCTGTGACTGAGGAATGTGAAGAACTGAAGGCACAGAAAGCGATGCTAACAGATAAAGTTTCTGAGATGCTAGAGACTTTGGACAATGGTGAAGAAGAAAAACGAAGCAGAATATCTATGCAAGCAAAGCTTGTGAGATTGGAGAGTGATCGATCAGCATCGGGAGCATCACATGTACATGAAGCAGAGTTAAAGAACGAACTTAGTAGGATCAGAAGATCAAATAGCGAATACCAGAGGAAGATACAATCCCTTGAGCAGGAAATTGAGGATCTCACTAGAAAGCAG GAGATTGGAGATTCTACAGATATTCAGTTGAAGATTCAAATACTGGAAACTAAGCTTGCAGAGGCTTTGGAGGAAAATAAGATGTACAGGGCTCAACAAAAGAG TCCCGttgctgaggagcaatctgctggTGGGGACAGGATTTTGCAGCTGGAAGGAGATCTAAGAGATATGAAGGAGCGGTTACTCAATATGAGCTTAGAGTACGCAGAAGTAGAGGCCCAGCGGGAGCGATTAGTGATGGAGCTGAAATCTGTCAAGAAAGGGGGGCGATGGTTCTAA
- the LOC119292148 gene encoding small nuclear ribonucleoprotein Sm D2-like isoform X2 yields MAEVAPVDGKKEEEEFSTGPLSILMLSVKNNTQVLINCRNNKKLLGRVRAFDRHCNMVLENVREMWTEVPKTGKGKKKALPVNKDRFISKMFLRGDSVIIVLRNPK; encoded by the exons ATGGCGGAGGTAGCGCCCGTCGAT gggaagaaggaggaggaggagttcagcaCGGGGCCGCTGTCCATTCTCATGCTCAGCGTCAAGAACAACACCCAG GTGCTTATCAACTGCAGGAACAACAAGAAGTTGCTTGGTCGCGTGAGGGCATTTGATCGTCATTGCAACATGGTTCTTGAGAATGTCAGGGAGATGTGGACTGAG GTTCCAAAGACTGGTAAAGGCAAGAAGAAGGCTCTCCCGGTGAACAAGGACAGGTTCATAAGCAAGATGTTCCTCCGCGGGGATTCGGTCATCATCGTCCTCAGGAACCCGAAATGA
- the LOC119292146 gene encoding disease resistance protein Pik-2-like, with translation MAEASRRAGGSSSGDISPAVCTDTQPPLAAGVQRDANFIKDEMEVMNGFLRHLARTQQLAPSAGHPDDEDNDEVQAWARQVRDLAGDSRDCINLYRHTGPRRAKGLLRYVRMPWFLGGCATIPRSRSTIAKHIRELKVRVQEAGERRLRYGIAVPPPPPAITQTSTTMAMVSRWPPLRNVQESEDHEDDDDERGAFRRALIDAEPNILEEGAAELITWLGKKGDGDEAGGRPLRLTVILAPDDAEGTGLAQQVYQDPSVSGGFDINVWITIQRPPILWQIFHDLLCKLLPDQNQDVLDDTSSDNMKLLWSIRGRLEGRRVLIVLDDLDDYPGMWDQIRIALNFISLPAGSAIMVTTKDDGLVKSSSPDKVVTYSLVDFFSKRAVALVASNFQDGDVRGTIRGILKRCDPDVASMKMFLHALYGNPNRTKQELEKLQESLCSEADHNDSSYNFKQMVMFSYSDMPRECQLCFLHLCLLLPQDHSIRRTSLVRRWAAQGLISAEGGHGSAEAAAERCFSAFVSRGLICPADIGDAGKIKTCVVPPAVHRLITEVAEEENVVSVGSTICNAHLGDIKRCLGSLHVSSQLLLLKVLDLEGCKGLERRHLNNICKLFMLKYLSLRNTDVSALPKQIHRLQQLETLDIRQTKIQAFPADFAKLLMLKHLLAGRTDFSSPVKDTINSKESFSTPRMPQGIGAMRRNLEILSHVQVSGSGSESMLMDVGQLVKVQKLGVVLHGKKVGNSFKHLLQAISKLNGCLRSLSIRIGHAGDVTDPLTFSMDQENPFSPPEFLQSLYISGLTGVGLPPWITELHQLGKITLRDTSLMDHDIRLLGELGGLRCLRLRHMSYAEMKITFGKGGFPSLKCLIIEGSDITNIIFESGAAPGLEKIAWGFKSMQFISGIGHLPRLKELELSGSCNPDPVKQAVAAHPSHPVFKHNA, from the coding sequence ATGGCTGAAGCTTCCCGGCGAGCCGGCGGCTCATCCTCAGGTGACATCTCGCCGGCCGTCTGCACCGACACGCAGCCACCACTGGCTGCCGGCGTCCAACGCGACGCGAACTTCATCAAGGACGAGATGGAGGTCATGAACGGCTTCCTCCGCCACCTTGCCAGGACTCAGCAGCTGGCTCCTAGCGCTGGGCACCCTGATGACGAAGACAACGACGAGGTTCAGGCATGGGCTAGGCAGGTcagggacctcgccggcgactcccGGGACTGCATCAACCTCTACCGGCACACAGGGCCCCGCCGTGCAAAGGGGCTCCTGCGCTACGTGCGAATGCCATGGTTCCTTGGAGGGTGCGCCACCATCCCTCGCAGCCGCAGCACCATCGCCAAGCATATCCGGGAGCTCAAGGTCCGGGTGCAGGAGGCAGGCGAGAGACGGCTGAGGTACGGCATCGccgtgccgccgccaccgcctgccaTCACGCAAACTTCTACTACCATGGCGATGGTCAGCAGATGGCCGCCACTCCGCAATGTCCAAGAATCAGAAGACcacgaagacgacgacgacgagagAGGTGCTTTCAGACGAGCTCTGATCGATGCCGAGCCAAACATCTTGGAGGAAGGTGCAGCAGAGCTGATCACCTGGCTAGGCAAGAAAGGAGACGGTGACGAGGCCGGAGGGCGGCCGTTGAGACTCACTGTCATTCTAGCACCAGATGATGCAGAAGGTACCGGCCTAGCTCAGCAAGTGTACCAAGATCCTTCGGTGTCCGGCGGCTTCGACATCAACGTATGGATCACCATCCAGAGGCCTCCAATCCTCTGGCAGATATTCCATGACCTGCTCTGCAAGCTCCTTCCTGACCAAAACCAGGACGTGCTGGACGACACATCATCAGACAACATGAAGCTGCTGTGGAGCATCCGAGGCCGCTTGGAAGGCAGAAGGGTCCTGATTGTTCTCGACGACCTCGACGATTACCCGGGCATGTGGGACCAGATCAGGATTGCTCTCAACTTCATAAGCCTCCCTGCTGGCAGCGCCATCATGGTGACCACAAAGGATGATGGGCTTGTCAAGTCATCTTCTCCGGATAAAGTGGTAACATATTCCCTTGTGGATTTCTTCTCCAAGAGAGCAGTGGCCCTTGTAGCCAGCAATTTTCAGGATGGCGATGTGCGGGGCACCATACGCGGCATACTCAAGAGATGCGACCCGGATGTCGCTTCCATGAAGATGTTCCTCCATGCCTTGTATGGCAACCCTAACAGGACAAAACAAGAGCTGGAGAAGCTGCAGGAAAGCCTGTGTTCAGAGGCCGACCACAACGATAGCAGCTATAACTTCAAGCAGATGGTTATGTTTTCCTACAGTGACATGCCTAGAGAGTGCCAGTTGTGCTTCCTGCACCTATGTCTTCTCCTCCCACAAGATCACAGCATCAGGAGGACATCCCTAGTGAGAAGATGGGCAGCCCAAGGCCTGATATCTGCGGAAGGCGGTCATGGTTCAGCAGAAGCGGCAGCCGAGCGCTGCTTCAGTGCATTTGTCAGCCGAGGCCTCATTTGCCCTGCTGACATTGGTGATGCGGGCAAGATCAAGACTTGTGTGGTGCCTCCTGCGGTGCATCGCCTCATCACTGAGGTTGCAGAAGAAGAGAATGTCGTCAGTGTCGGGTCCACGATCTGCAATGCACATCTTGGTGACATCAAGAGGTGCCTGGGATCACTGCACGTGTCATCTCAACTGCTGCTGCTGAAGGTGCTCGATCTAGAAGGCTGCAAAGGCTTGGAGAGGCGCCATCTGAACAACATCTGCAAGCTGTTCATGCTCAAGTATTTGAGCCTCAGGAACACTGATGTTTCTGCGCTGCCCAAGCAAATCCATAGGCTGCAGCAGCTGGAGACGCTGGACATTCGGCAAACCAAGATACAAGCCTTCCCCGCAGATTTCGCCAAGCTCCTGATGCTCAAGCATCTGCTCGCAGGGCGCACAGACTTCTCCTCCCCGGTCAAGGACACCATCAACTCCAAGGAATCATTTTCCACGCCGCGCATGCCACAAGGAATCGGGGCCATGAGGAGGAACCTGGAGATACTGTCACATGTACAGGTCTCCGGGAGTGGCAGTGAGTCGATGCTCATGGATGTTGGGCAGCTAGTCAAGGTACAGAAGCTAGGAGTTGTTCTCCATGGCAAGAAGGTCGGCAACTCCTTCAAGCATCTGCTCCAAGCAATCAGCAAGCTGAACGGATGCCTTCGCTCTTTGTCGATCCGAATCGGACATGCTGGCGATGTGACCGATCCTCTTACATTCAGCATGGATCAAGAGAATCCATTTTCACCTCCCGAGTTTCTCCAGAGCCTGTACATCAGTGGCCTCACAGGCGTTGGGCTGCCTCCATGGATCACAGAGCTCCATCAACTTGGCAAGATAACCCTGCGTGACACCTCCCTGATGGATCATGACATACGGCTCCTCGGCGAACTCGGTGGCCTGCGCTGCCTTAGACTCCGACATATGTCCTACGCTGAAATGAAGATCACTTTTGGGAAAGGAGGATTCCCAAGCCTCAAGTGTCTGATCATCGAAGGCTCTGACATCACCAACATCATCTTCGAGAGTGGAGCGGCGCCTGGGCTGGAGAAGATAGCTTGGGGTTTCAAGAGCATGCAGTTCATCTCCGGAATCGGCCATCTCCCAAGGCTGAAAGAGCTCGAGCTCAGTGGCAGCTGCAACCCAGACCCGGTGAAGCAGGCCGTCGCAGCACACCCAAGCCATCCCGTCTTCAAGCACAACGCCTGA
- the LOC119292148 gene encoding small nuclear ribonucleoprotein Sm D2-like isoform X1: MAEVAPVDQGKKEEEEFSTGPLSILMLSVKNNTQVLINCRNNKKLLGRVRAFDRHCNMVLENVREMWTEVPKTGKGKKKALPVNKDRFISKMFLRGDSVIIVLRNPK, translated from the exons ATGGCGGAGGTAGCGCCCGTCGAT caggggaagaaggaggaggaggagttcagcaCGGGGCCGCTGTCCATTCTCATGCTCAGCGTCAAGAACAACACCCAG GTGCTTATCAACTGCAGGAACAACAAGAAGTTGCTTGGTCGCGTGAGGGCATTTGATCGTCATTGCAACATGGTTCTTGAGAATGTCAGGGAGATGTGGACTGAG GTTCCAAAGACTGGTAAAGGCAAGAAGAAGGCTCTCCCGGTGAACAAGGACAGGTTCATAAGCAAGATGTTCCTCCGCGGGGATTCGGTCATCATCGTCCTCAGGAACCCGAAATGA